From the genome of Sphingopyxis sp. DBS4:
TACACGCAAAGGCCATGCGGGACGAATCCCGCCTGTTCTTTACGCAACGATGTCCGATGGGGTCGGTCAAGCCGCGTCACCTGCATAGCAGGCGGGCGACCGATAAAAGACTGTCCCCGTCTCGGTTGGACATTAAGAAGGGCAAATTCCCTTCACCAACTGTCTCGGACGGAATTGCCGCAAGCGGACCCGCGACAACACGGGGGCGCTCATAGCGGCTATGGGGTGGAAGTCAAGGATAGCGGCGGATGTGGGCGAAAGTGTCGCGCAATGTGCGGAAAGCCTCTTGCAAAGTCTGTTTCAAGATATATCTTAGACACATCGAATCGCACGAAGGAGTTTAGAATGCGACACGAAATGAACCGGCACGGCTGCGACAAGCGCCATGCCATGCACCGCGCGATGATGCGCGAGACGATGCGCCGCGCCATGCACCGGGGCGGACGCGGCTTCGGCCATGGCGGCGGTTTCGGCCGCGGCTTCGGCGGACGCCACGGGCATGACGACGATGGCCGCGGGCGGCGCCGGCGGATGTTCGATAGCGGCGAGCTACGGCTCGTGCTGCTGAAACTGATCGCCGACGAACCGCGTCACGGATACGACCTGATCCGCCAGATCGAGGAGCTGACCGGCGGTGCCTATGCGCCGAGCCCGGGGGTCATCTATCCCACCCTCACCCTGCTGGGCGACATGGGGCTGATCGAGACGGCCGACAGCGACGGCGCGAAGAAATTGTTCGCCGCCACCGACGCCGGCCGGGCCGAGCTCGACACCAACGCCGATGCCGTCGCGGCGCTGATCACCCGCCTGACCGAAGTCGGCGAAGAGCGCCAGCGCACCGACAGCGCCTCGGTCCGCCGCGCGATGGGCAATCTGCGCACGGTGCTGATGAACCGGCTCGGCGACCGCGACCTCGAGGAAGCGACGCTGCACGACATCGTCGCGCTGATCGACGAGGCCGCGCAAAAGATCGAGCGGCTGTGATGCATAGCGCAGCCGCCGACGTGCCGACCCCTCACGCGAGCAAATATCTGCAGCAGCTCTGCAAGCATTGGCAGCACAATCTCGCGGTCGTCTTCACCCCCGAGCACGGCACCGTGACCTTCCCCAGGGATGCGCGCGGCGCCGACTGGGCGGCCGATGCGCTGGTGACGTTCGATGCCGGACCCGACGCGCTGTCGGTCCGCATCGACGCCAGCAGCGACGCGCATCTGGAGGCGATGCAGGAGGTGGTCGCGCGCCACCTCGACCGCTTCGCGTTTCGCGAAGCGCCGCTGGCGTTCGACTGGCAGCGGGGGTGAGCTAAGGCTTCAGCCCGAAGCGGGCATAGTCGCGCTCGGTCGACGGCGACATCTGGCGCGCGATGGCGAGATCGGTGGCGGCGTCGGCCCCGCGCCCCGTCCGTTTGTAGACGAGCGCGCGCAGAAAGCGGCTCGACCCCATAGCCGGCACCTGCAACAGCGCGGCGTCAAGGTCGCGCAACGCGTCTTCGTCGCGCCCCATACGCATCCACACGAGTGCGCGGCTATCGAGGATCGCGGCGCTGCTGTCGCTGAGCTCCATCGCCGAAGTGCAGTCCTTGAGCGCGGTATCGAGCGCGACGTTGCGCGTCGCCTTGATCCAGCAGCGCTGGTTGAGCATCGCCGGATTGCCGGGCTTGGTCGCGATCAGCGCGTCGAGTTCGTCGATCGCGGCCTGTGCGTCGCCATATTCGCCGACCAGCGCCGCCTTGACCGCGCGATAATCGTCGCGCGTCTTGCCGCCGAGCGCGATCCGGTCGTCGAGCATCTTCGTCGCCGCGGCAACGTCGCCGCGCTCGGCGGTCAGATTCGCAACGGTCGCTATGGCGTCGATCGACGAGGGGTCGAGCTTGCGCGCCGCCTCGGCATCAACGAGCGCGCCGGCGCTGTCGCCCAGTTCGCGCCGCGCCGAAGCGCGCGCCAGATAGGTGTCGACCGAGGGCAGCAGCGCGATCTGCCGCGTCAGCGTCTGAACCGCGCCCTTGTAATCGCCGATTCCCCGCTGAAACGAAGCACTGCTGGTCAGCGCGGTGATATTTTCCTCGTCGGCCTCGGCGGCGTTCTTTTTGTATATGGCTTCGATCGCGTCGATCTGCGAGCGCGACGCCGCCTGCGCGAGGTTCCAGCGCCGTGTCGCCGTGTCGGGCGCGACAAGGCGCGGAGTGCGCGCGAGGATCGTCGCCACCTTGTCACGCTGGGCGGCAACCTCCGCCGCCGGAATCTCGATTCCAGACGAGGTCAGCGTTTCGTCGACGGTGACCGTGCCGCCCGCGAGCGTCACCGATCGGTCGACGTCATAACCGGCAAAGCGATCGTCCAGCGGCGCCACCCCGTCGAGCGTATAGCCGCGCCCGCCATCGGGAAGCTTGATCCGGAACCGGTAGCGCGCCCGGTCGGGAGCGGCGGTCACGACCGGAATATCGGCCCACGCGGTGCGGGCGCGGTCGGGCTCGAACGAAATCAGGTCGGGCACGCGCGAAATCCAGCGCTCGGTGCGCAGATCGCGACGTTCCCATCCCGACGCGAACACGCCGCGCGCCTTGATCGTCACGCTGCCGTCGGCGGTGTCGGGAGTGGCGGCCAAGGTGTCATATTGCGCCTCGCCGACATAATGCTGGAGGAATTGCTCGTAGAGCTGGCGCGCTTCCTTCGGCCCGAGCTGCGACCCCGCCAGCGTCAGCAGATTGGCGAGCTGGCCGCGCACGACCATATCGAGATCGATCACCGACGGCAGGTCGATGCTGCTGCTTTCGTCGGCGGCGATCTGAAGGTCGACGGCGGGCCGCGCCGGGGCGTGCAACTCGATCTTCACCGGATCCGCGCCCCCGGCGCGAACGGGCAGCACATAGCCGAGCGCGGGAGTATCGCGAATGTCGGCAAGCCGGGTGCCGAGCATCGTTCCGTCGAGCCACAGGCTGTCGCCGCCGATCGTCGCGCGCACCAGAACATGGTTGAAGGCGAGCGCACTCGGCACGCGCGACGGCACCATGTCGCCGAGCGACGCGTGCGCCATTACCGGTTCGGCCTCGATCTTCATCGCGCGCAACATCGCCAGCAGCAGCAGCGTCTTTGCCTTGCAGTCGCCATAGCGCACGTTCCACGTCTTGGCCGGCGGCTGCGGCACATAGTTGCCGCCGTCCATCCCGACCGCGAGATAGCGGACCTTGTCCTGCACCAGTTGCAGCGCCATCGCCGCGCGCTTCAGCGGATCGTCGGTCGCCGCCATGATCGCGGCGACCTCGTCCGCGAGCGGGCTGCCGTCCGCAATCGTCCCCTCGGTCGCATAGAGCGGCGCCATCACCTTCGACACATCGGCCCAGCTCGTGAAGGTCGACGCCTCGATGATCGGCAGGCGCTGATAACGGACCGGCGCGTCGTCGGGCACTTCGGCCGGCTTGGGCAGCGGCAGCGCGACCGGCAGTTCCATGAAATCGCCGCTGCGCCGCGCCTTGGGTTCGGCGCCGCCCGCAAGAATTTTCCACCGCGCCGCTTCATCGGCGCGCCACGACAGCTTGTAACCCGCCTGTGCGACCCGCGCCGGCTCGGCAATCAGCGGCAGCATCGCCTGCGCCCGCC
Proteins encoded in this window:
- a CDS encoding PadR family transcriptional regulator, with amino-acid sequence MRRAMHRGGRGFGHGGGFGRGFGGRHGHDDDGRGRRRRMFDSGELRLVLLKLIADEPRHGYDLIRQIEELTGGAYAPSPGVIYPTLTLLGDMGLIETADSDGAKKLFAATDAGRAELDTNADAVAALITRLTEVGEERQRTDSASVRRAMGNLRTVLMNRLGDRDLEEATLHDIVALIDEAAQKIERL
- a CDS encoding DUF2218 domain-containing protein encodes the protein MHSAAADVPTPHASKYLQQLCKHWQHNLAVVFTPEHGTVTFPRDARGADWAADALVTFDAGPDALSVRIDASSDAHLEAMQEVVARHLDRFAFREAPLAFDWQRG
- a CDS encoding DUF3857 domain-containing protein gives rise to the protein MTRWRRFALATTMLVAPANMAMAGEQPLYEPAPAWVTPAKLADPQNVTGGLAVLDFQQRIDGATVWNYADTAIKLSTPEELSQYSNITVAWAPDKGDLIIHQLVILRDGAEIDALAGGQKFTVLRREQSLEQRELTGILSATLPVEGLRAGDILRLRMSTTVKDGALGGRAQAMLPLIAEPARVAQAGYKLSWRADEAARWKILAGGAEPKARRSGDFMELPVALPLPKPAEVPDDAPVRYQRLPIIEASTFTSWADVSKVMAPLYATEGTIADGSPLADEVAAIMAATDDPLKRAAMALQLVQDKVRYLAVGMDGGNYVPQPPAKTWNVRYGDCKAKTLLLLAMLRAMKIEAEPVMAHASLGDMVPSRVPSALAFNHVLVRATIGGDSLWLDGTMLGTRLADIRDTPALGYVLPVRAGGADPVKIELHAPARPAVDLQIAADESSSIDLPSVIDLDMVVRGQLANLLTLAGSQLGPKEARQLYEQFLQHYVGEAQYDTLAATPDTADGSVTIKARGVFASGWERRDLRTERWISRVPDLISFEPDRARTAWADIPVVTAAPDRARYRFRIKLPDGGRGYTLDGVAPLDDRFAGYDVDRSVTLAGGTVTVDETLTSSGIEIPAAEVAAQRDKVATILARTPRLVAPDTATRRWNLAQAASRSQIDAIEAIYKKNAAEADEENITALTSSASFQRGIGDYKGAVQTLTRQIALLPSVDTYLARASARRELGDSAGALVDAEAARKLDPSSIDAIATVANLTAERGDVAAATKMLDDRIALGGKTRDDYRAVKAALVGEYGDAQAAIDELDALIATKPGNPAMLNQRCWIKATRNVALDTALKDCTSAMELSDSSAAILDSRALVWMRMGRDEDALRDLDAALLQVPAMGSSRFLRALVYKRTGRGADAATDLAIARQMSPSTERDYARFGLKP